Sequence from the Lacerta agilis isolate rLacAgi1 chromosome 6, rLacAgi1.pri, whole genome shotgun sequence genome:
TTTGGTGTTAATGTACTGATTAACAGTTCAGGAGTGAGGGGGGAGGGACCACAAGGAAGGAATGTATATTTCTGAGGCTGGCTCACAATTCCACTGTGCTGTGTGGAGCTAGTGTTATATGCGCTGGCCCGTTAAGGGGAAAACCATGAGTACTGGTACATTTTAGAACTGGTAACCCTTGCTACTAGCTCAGGTGGTTTCATATCAAGTAACTACCTAAGTAAGGCAAACATCCCTCTATACCCGCACACCTTATAAATTTGTGGGATTACTGATGTGGAATCTTCAGTGTTCTGAAGTAAAAGGCACAAAAATTGCTGGCACTATATCTTTTGCAGAGCAATGAGAGAGAGttcttcaaaaatatttattagcCATATTAACAACACTTGGCACTTACagtcttaataaataaaatgtatttgcatttttaaatttcacTTGGGCATGCTTTCAGTTGTTGGTTGCTGTGTGCATCAGTAGTTTATCATTTTGAGCATAAtcataatatacagtggtacctccggttatgaatttaattcgttctggaggtcagtTATCAACCCAAAACTGCTAGTAACATGAggcgcacttttgctaatggcgccTGCTGGCACATGACTTccactcgcatcctggggcaaaagtCGCAACAgggagcatctacttctgggttagcggacctCGTAACATGCATCGTTCACAAGGGAgatggtacgtaacacgaggttccactgtagtgaaGAGTGCCACCATTCTGTAAGGACGAAGATCACTTTATTCCACTGTAATCCTTCCATTCCCACTGCAGTATATAGATACTTGCCTTTTGTTTTGGGAAAGGGAATGTTCCTAATTAGGGTTGAACTTCAAAATTGTGCACTCAAGTGTCTTGCTTTCCCTTAATATACTGGTGTTTTAGGAAGACCTTAGGAGGAAACATGGCTTTCTGCTCTTAACTTTCTTTTAGCACTGCCATAGGAGAAAACTGTCGTAAAATGTTCAATATCAGACATTCCGAAATTATGCTAGCAGTATGTGCCATGAAACTTACAATTACTAGAAGtctggggtgggaagggaagttGTACCATGCCTGTTTTGGTTTTATTCAGTATGTTTGGTGTAATGTACAATTTATATAGATTGCTAGTGCATGTCCACTAAATATAATCAGGTTTGTTTTTATGTGAAAAAATGCTTTTGTATGGGCAAATACCTGCAGAGAAACAAATCTGCATTGTGATTTATCCAAGATAATGTTTAGCCTTGTAAGCAGATGAAGTGTCTGTAAAATTCTGAAAGCTTATCTACCTAGGGGATGTGTGGTGGTCCCAGCTTAGTGTGGGAGAATGTGAATTTTTACTTCCATGTTACAGTGAGTTCACTAAGTATTTATATTTACTTTAATACATAAAGTAGCTGTTTTGATCAAACCATTGCACTGTGACTAATTACACACATCAGAACATGTTGCATCTGCATGTCCGTTACTGCCACACTTTCACAAGCAGAGCCTTTGGAATGGCTGTGATTCTTGGACTtcaaggcaccccccccccctgaacacCTCAAAGAAGGTGGGATAAATTGTAGAGAGGAATAAGATGTAGAGCAAGTGGTATCTACTCCCTGGCCAGCCAAGAACTGACCCCTTGGATTTGTGAGGCTGTCTGCACCTTTTTATAATTCTATCATTCCGGTGTTAATGTAATCTAAGAAGAGCATTTAGAGCTGCTGCTCTTGTCCGCTGTGTGTGCCTTTAGAAGAGGGTCAAAGAACTTTTAATTCCTATTCTACTACCAGTGTGACTGCATTCTGGAGCAGTTGCCTGTAGGAATGGACACATGAGGAATAGATGACTGCCTCTTCGAAATAAAATCTACCGGTActttcaaaaacagaaaaagggTACTTATGTATGTTTTCCCTCTTGAAAAGGGAAGCCATGAATAATTGCACATTAACATACGCTTATATTGGTGTATttacaagtacagtcataccttggttcacgaatgccttgcaagtcaaaaCATTTTGGCTTCTGAATGCCGCAAATTTGGAAGTGAGAGTTCCCGTTTGTGAAAGTTCTTTGAACCCTAACGTCTGACactgcttccaattggctgcaggagcttcctggagccaagccttggtttctgaacattttggaagtcagacTGACTTTCGAAacattctgtttgacttccgaggtgccactgtagtctGCTGCTATATTAGCATGTACCCTCAATTAGAATTACCGGTAGTCATAATTTACCCAGTCTTGGATTTTCTGGAATGACTATTTCACTACTAAAATCAGTAACCTCAGTAAATGTATAGCTGTGCCCAGAGGTAATCTTGTTGTAATAACCAAATGAAGCAGTCCATGAAAGGTGCTGCAGTACTAAATGTAAAAACGGAGAGGAAATCCTGATCCGAGCATTTACActcaaaagcaaaaaagagggcTGTACCAAACAAGGGCAAAGCCTCAAAATGGTACTGAAAATATGATTTTTATAAAATATGTTCAACACATTTGGGTGATGTCAAGAGTACTTAAAGAACcatataaataaaaccataatACAAACTATATACATCACCACTATTACATTAAAAAAGTGAAGAATGCCTTATTTAGTACAAACCTCAAATACAAACCAGTATCAATCACATATTTTTCAGTATAAAACTTCCTAATGTCATAAGTCAATACTTTTATATGCATAAAACCCCTAAAAATTGGAATTGCAAACAAATATAATCTATTGATTTTCTTGGTAAATATACAAAAGGGAGGGAATTCGAAAGTCGAAGGAATATCTTTTCTATTGTAGTTTAATTTCAGTACCTTAAGTGTTACTAGTAGGTTGCTTTCAGGTTGCTGTCCTACAACTAGTCTTAGTAACTACCGGTATAAAATATTTTGGTTTTTGACTAGTTGTTTATATACATTAAAATGGTTAGTCTTATTTGTAGTAAATTTTttgttccttcctcttcttcagcaCCCCCTTTTTATAAATCTAAAAGGTCAATAGATTATTAGAAGAGTGTGCAGGACAATAAATCAATAGCTGGTACAACACCACCAGTGGGTGGGGAGCTTTGGTGCTGTGAGACAAAAGGCAAGGAGAAAGAAGCTCACTGTATAGATCTCTGGGTTCTTAGGGTGGGGAGTGAGAAAGGAAGAAGCTGCTTGGTGACAGTCCCACAACATGAAAACttgtggggtgggaagaagagaTGAGAGTGCTGCAAATGGGTCAGCAAGAAAATGGGCAGGGATGGGAAGCACCAGGTGTGAGCGTGGAGCTTTCCCTCTTCATTCATGGGTTTGGATATAAATTAcgtttttaaaaatccagcacGTCTAAGTGGAGGGCGAATACTAGAATGGCAAGTATAGGGAAAGCAGAGATTCCTAGCAGGAGGAAAAAGGGGTTGCCACAGATGGCACAGAGAAGATGGGGAAAGCTACTGCAAAACAATCTCCAATTTATGCCCCCCTCCTATTCTGGCAGGGAGTGAGCAGTGGGGCAGAGTCGCCCTACTCAATTATACTTTTAAAGGGAGTTATTCATATGAACTGTAAAATAGATTTACAATTTAACATGGATGGTCTTGTGATGAGGAAGTTTGAGTTTGGTAGGGGAAAGTGTTTAGATGTGATGTTGTGGTTTGTATGGTTATTAGCTTGAGTTGGATATTCAATATCTGCCTCTTTAGGAATATACCCAATCTTGGCTTGTTCAGTTACCTTTCCTTCGTTACCTTTAAGCTTCTCAAAGGCATATCAAATGAGGAGCTTTCAGTCACAGCTGAAGAGAACACTTTATTAACAGGTGCTGGTAATTCTTGCACCCACACCCTCAGCTCCCAGCTATGTTCCCCTCTTAAATATTATAGATCTGAAGAAGGAATTAAAAGGAGAGGGAAGTTTGTGGTCACTGTAGAATAACCTTAAAGGATGCATTAACATATAAATAACAGTTTGTAGCTGAACTGTGATATTAATCCGAGCACAGGTGCTCTTCAATGGTCTTCTAAAAGTGTCCTGAAACAGGTAAAAAAGCTGAAGGGTCACAAACAAAATACTACATCTTAAGGAGATGGTTGGTTCATTTATAACACAAATCTTCAAATAGGACCATTTTTGCAGGTTACTTTATGTGCTTTCTTCGGCAAAGTCACCATCAGCTCCTACCTGAGACTCGTCAGAAGCCTGCAGAGAGCCCTCGGATTGCCCTCCCATATAGGTGGGTGTACTGTACTTCACAAGGATAGATTTAAACTGCACCAGGGGGGCATTAGTTCGAACACCCATTGGATCAAAATGAGTCCGGCTTACTCGATAGCCAGCTTGAGAGAGATAATGCAAGAACTTATTTAACCTGGGGAGAAAAATGAATGCACAAAATCAATGCCTTTTCCCTCCTTTCAATCAGTTATGTTTAAAATACAACGGGTTGCTTACTTTGGCATGTTCATTCCTTTAATGCTGTGCCTGTGAATATTGTAATAAAAGGCAGGGTGCTCAGCATTGCTTTCTGATTTCTGGCGCTTTGTTCCATTTTGgctgttttcattattttttctttttcctggaaTATAAGAGTAACTTAAGgataagaaacacacacaaaagcctcTAAAATCCAGCTAATCTGAACAGTGTGACTTAGCTTTATTTTACAGTGGAAAATCTTCACATTTCATAAATTTACATTTAAGAACTAGTTTGCTGCATGAATGACTATAGTAATAACTCCTGCCCACCTCTCTTTGGTTCCACATACTATGCTAGATTGACAGGGACCTACCATGTACAACGTAGTAATCTGCGGTATCTGGTGTCTTAATAATCACACCACATTCttctaaaacaaaaagaaatcagatttacACTGAAgtcattaaaggaaaaaacaagttAATTTGTGAGCAAATGGCTATCAAGGGGGAAATGAGTGGAATTTTACTGCTGTAGCAAAAAGGTTTAGTTCACATTACTGATGGTTATCATGGCTTTGATGCTTTCATTTGAGTAGTATGGCACATGTTGAAATCTCGAGGTCATATCTGTTTTTTGATGGCCTTTACACTTTTCTGGCACTGAGTTAGCAATCCCCTTTTAAATTTACTTACTAAAAAAGTAAGTCACTACAATTCACAACTGCTGCCTGGAGTGTCCCTTTTACCTATCAAGGTTTGCAAAACCTTTCACTGTCTTCTTACCTTGTTTGTTCTGGCTGGTAGGACCATGGATTGAAAACTGCTTGAGAATTGTGCACTCTGCTTCACATATTAGTGTTTTTAGAAGAGTCTGGATGTCTTCTAAACCATACTGAACGGCTTCAAACAACATTCTTCTGAGAAATCCAGTGTTGAAGAGGGATCCTGACCTGCAGGATAACAGAATTACAATATCTACCTAGGTGAATTTATTTCAAAAGTAGAACTTTAGTTcctttaaaagtaggagagcaacaTCTCAGTGGAAGAAAAACACTGCCCTGTTAGCTGATTTTGTTCCTGTTTTAAAATCTGTTCCATGTCTGCATAGCCACTAGCCCAGAGCCCCAGCAGGgcagaactcaggccacagatcAGCTGCACTTTTGGGACTTCTGGTTCCATTCCATTAATAATTAAATTTTGAGAAAGCATTTAAATCAGTATTAGAATTTACTTAAGTATGTGTGTCATGCGCACAACTCTTTCCTCCAGGCTGCAAATGGGCCTGTGGGGCCCCAAGAGGCTGGCAACAATTCAGCTCAAATAATAACTGGGAACTTGCTAAAGCAGTAACTTGCCCAATGCTTTAGGTGAAAACCTGCTTTCGGGCACTGGAATATCAACCTATAATTCAAACAGTGTAATTCCTAATGCAAATTGAATGTAAGAGTTCTGTCTCATTAAAACTACTATGtgtatttcatatacagtggtgaaCTTGGTacttgaacaaatcggctcctgaacgccgcaaacctggaagtgagtgttccagtttgtgattgtttttcggaagctgaacatccaacatgGCTTACGCGGCTTCCAATTtattgcaggaagctcctgcagccaatcagaagccgcgccttggtttttgaaccgtttcgggagtcggatggactcccggaacggattaagttcaagaaccaaggtaccactgtaattagttCTGAATATTCTTATATTGTCTGAATAATAAAGTTGGCAAATTTCAGTGTCCTCAGAGAAGATTTCTGTCAAATACATTGGGCAgttaattttattaaatgtttcctATTCTTCAGTACCGTTGAGTCTCGCCTTTCTCCTTTGAATTTGGTGCTGCCATCCCCACtccccttagccttttcttttcttttgctttggtgCAAATCTTTTATTGACCATTTAGACACATCCATTCATACATCTCGGGTACAAATGCAATGAACTTGCCACAAAGCATTAAAGCACAAGAAACCCAAAGTTCCTTAAACATTTACAGTTTTTCATTTCTGTAATTTCTTCCTCCATCTAAACAAAACATCTCTGCAGCAATCAGACAAgtattaaaaaagggaaatggagAACCCATCCTGTAAAAATGCAGATGACTAAATTAACCGTACTTCcaggaaagaacaaagaaaaaagtaGTTCACTTGAAGAGAATGTGGATCAAGTctttggatttaaaaaacaaaaacaactcccccccaaaaaaaaacacctttccaGAGGACCTGGCCTTCTTGGGATTTCTGGGAGAAATCTTGTAAACAACCTGCAAACATGAAAAGCTAAGCCTAGAGGATATTGTTAGGTGGTGAATCACATCTAGATAGGGGCAAGCACCTGTTAAGTCATAACACATTACATGGGCTCCCTCCCCTCAAGATTCCATCCCATACctgcctattcagaagtaagccctactaaattcagtgagatttactcccaTGGGCATAGGACTGCAAGCCAAGTTACAATAGGACACAGAAATTAGATGGTTTGTTCATTTCCTACCCTTCTCAATATTTGTCacagtgaactgccctgaaagTGAAGAAAGAACAGTATATTCTCCCTAGTCTGACTTTAGGGGAGTGATCCTGTAGCCACATCACTGCTTTCACAGCCACCTGCACTTCACTGATTTTTGAGAGTGTCTTCACCCTGCCAAGACATGGGCGGCAGAGAGAGTCTCATAGCTGTTGATGCTTCCATAGGAATGCAAGCACCCAACTGAGGATCTAGAAAAATACATACCACAGAGGACCAAGTTCCACTGCTGTCTTGCCTGTCATGCGGCTGTGGCAGTCACATGGGAGCTGCCGGTAAGGGTTCTCTGTAGAAAACAATATTGGCATTTATTATCTGAACAAATGTTGGAGACTTGTATGTATAGAAAACAATGAACATGGTGGAAACTTGGTAATAGGGTAtgtccattaaaaaataaagcttGAAAGCTCACTCTACCATATATGGTGGCAATGCAGCAAAATAAATTTTGGGAGGAAATCCACTTTGAACTAGAAAAAAATGTTAAGAATCTCATTTATTAGGAAACCAGAGGCATATCTGTTGGGCATTACTGATTCAGATATtcctaaaaaaattaaagatctTTTTTTGCATGCAACAGTGGCAGCGAGAGTTCTTATAGTTACAAGGTGGAAGAGTGACATAATTCCTTCTAGAAAAGAGTGGATACAAAAAATcatggaatatgctgaattagATAGTCTatctgaaaaaatgaaaaactaaaCCGAGAATTGAATTTGTATCAGAATTAAGGCATATCGGAACATATCTTAAACAAAATTATACTATGTTAAAATCTGTAGCAGCTTTTGAGTGATCCCAGCAGTTTTTATTAGGCCCAGGAGGAGTCAGGACACTGTGCAGTGAAAATGCAATTTTAGAATTGTGTGCAGTGGCCCAGAAGATGAggttattttttgagggggggataaTTATGTGTTACACCTCACAAAAGTTAGTAAGTTCAGAATGTTGATTTCTAGCCAGAGAGTGAGTGTAATATGGTGGATAGTTTTGGACTTGGACTTGAACAGATTTTGGCTTGACTCCCTGGATTATTTAGGCTAGATGAGAATGATAAATCACATAGGCTATTTCGGAGGGTAAAACTGTCCCAAATGAGCCTCCCAGTGCATTAAAATCATTCACAGAAGCCCTCTGTCTACTTTTGAATACACATTTAGTTGTTTgcttttactcagagcagacccactgaaattaatagacatgacaCACTTAGGGTCATTGATTTCAGAAAGTCTACTCTCTGCAAAATTCTTTGTTGGTGGCCTTGGACTGTAGAAGcaaaggcagggtacaaatatttgaaataaattaaGCTTATGCTGGAcaaattatcttttttaaaaattcacagcAAAGAAATTAAGCAGAGAAaagtttagcttttaaaaaaataaccactgGATTGTGTAGGTTTTGTTTTCACCAGCTGAACATCACTGGTACATGAAGTTACAGCATATATGGTTACCTTCTATCATGTTCCCATCTTTCTTGAATACCCTTTCCTCACACCACTGACAGTGGAGTAGGTACCGGATTTTCTTCACAGTATCATCTGCAGGAGACGGCCCCCTCAATACTCTCACCTCCACTAGGACAAAATGTTCGAGAGCCACAGCGAGCAAAACTTCAATGCCTTTGTTGCATCGCGCAGCAGCTCTGCAAAAAAGACTCACCATGACTAACACAGTTCATGAAAGACTAAAGCAGTGTTCAGGCAGGTGCACACATGCCCAACATCCCAGGGCATGCAGGCTGCACTTCAGACCCTTGTGGAATTAGTGTGAAGGTCTGAATAGAAGGGTTTTTAAGCACTTAGGGATCTCACTCATGAAAGGGTCTCTATCTTATCAAGATTCCTGTCACACAGAGAGATTAAGTACATTCACTTGGGCACAATTAAAACCACACATTCAGGTATATATGATTGAATGTGTCAAGTCTTCTTACTTAACGCACAAGTTTGATTTCACTGGAAGGTCTAACTTCTGAGAATCTCTTGCACCCTGTGAAATTTTACAGTCTCAGCACATTGGCTCCTGCATTTAAATGTCTTATTTCAATGCCAATACACTTTGCTAACAAAATGCTATGGATATACACAAAACAAACCAAGCTGAAGTGTTTATGTTGCTTTCTAATCATGCAATGACCTTCATGGAATTGCACCCATGACTAAAAATCTTACCACAACGATGTAGTTCTAGGATCTGCTTCTGAAAAATTTAAGGTTTCCACCAAATTAgttccagtcaaaggtgactgcaGTAACTTGCTTCAGTTCCTGCTTAGCAGTGGAATAAATCCCCTAATGAAGTTTCTTTTTACTAACACTTTTGAGCAAGATGTTTTCTGGAAGATGTGCACACAAATCATCCTAAGGAAGTCAAGTCAAAGGAGATATATTGTGCACAGTGGTACTCCAGGTCCACACAACTTGGAATTCACTGCTCAGGTCCCCAGCCATTTATGGTGGTTATGAGGGGTTCAATGGACCTCTTTTTCTTACGCATTGGGGAATGTAAAAACAAGGAGACCGCAAAACACCTGGCAGACCACAATATGTGGCATTCAGCAGGGTGAGTTACAAGGCTTGCAATTGTGCTTTGGGCTGTTTATAACCTGCTTTACAGTATTCGTGCTTCCAGATATAATTTCTGAAGGCTGTCAGAAAGCAAGATGCAGAGAACCAATTTTCCCCAGCTGCTACTAAAAGTTTCAATTAGCAACTTTAGGTAGGAGAGAATACAGCCCCCCTTATACTTAAATGTGAGATGACCACAATTCAGAAACTAATTGTACCTTGCCACAGCAGCAACTACCATCCTAGCAGCCAGTTCCTTGAAATACTCCGTCCTGACAATGTTGCAGCCATAGTGACGCTGGGCCACATGCTGGGCCTTTGAATAGAGAGAACTGATATCTGTTGATGTCACTGACACAATTCCAAGGTTTCTTACATTTCTGAAAGCTGCATCTAGATAGTTCACTGATGACCCAAATGGGTCCAGATGTCTGTAGAGTGtagtaggagagagagaaaaagacattAAAGAGAGATTCCTTATCTTGTTTACTCAGAAAAAAAGGTTTCACTGTGTTCATTAGAACTAGTTTCCAAGTAAGCCTGCTTAGAGCTGCAACTCAGCTACTACACTTTAAATATTTCTGATTTTCAAAATCCATATCCATGCTCAAGtcagaaataaaatacagattaTACTGTGACCACGTTTCACACATGTTGTTTCAGTCAAGGCTATAAATCTAAAGAAATACTAAGCTATACCCCCCACTTAATAAGGTTTGTTAGTGGATAGCATCTTTGCCCAATGGTGCAATttattaacattatttatttgtaaaacttAGGAATTAGACATATCTTCTGGGAAAGGAGGAAAGGACAGAGGTCAAAGAGCACTGTTGAGAAGAGGAGTAACAGTGTCACTGGCTTCTTTGCCTGCCTATCTCACCTTCCCTCTAGGACCAGGGATGgagaatttgtggccctccagatgttgctgaactcaaactcctatcagccacagccagcatgaccaatattCAGGAAtaaggggagttggagtccacatgttccccatccctactctagACAAGGCTTTAACTAAAAGGTGCCAGAGTTGGAGTCTACCAGGCAGTTGTAACACCAGCTTGGAATCCTTTCTCTTATGAGTGGCTGTTGATTACAGTTATTCATTAGTGAGGGAGGCACTCTGTATGTGCTCAAAGTTGCTCTTTCTTCTCCCTATCTCTTGACCTCTTCAGCAGTCCAGATGACTATTTTTAAGGTGCAAGTGGCTTATGGGCACTGAGATTTTTGCAGCCATGTTCATGCCTGATAAGCAAGGGAGATGGGATTTTTATAGGAAAATTGCAATAATGTATGTTACAAGACTGGCACGTGAACCTTGCTAAATATTCCACATAATAGTCTCCAGCACAAGGGTGTAGCTTCGGTGACTTAGAACACTCTGCTGAAGCATTGGTATGATTTTACTCACCACTTTGTTATCCAGTGATAACAGGATTGGTAaagaattaaaggtaaaggtaaatggctCACAAATAGAAATTGAAAGGCTGAGGATGGCTCTTCAAGCTGCCCACCCAAGTCCTAAAGTTGCAAGTAAACATTAACATATCTTAAGCAAAGTAATCATTCATTTGCATAAATGGAAATGACAACTGCTCAGTACT
This genomic interval carries:
- the TRMT1L gene encoding TRMT1-like protein isoform X4, whose product is MESLRADVEIPEEEVKGKKEETEQESIKQPNNSNLLDASSDSPREKHISIQRTLADLEKLADLQEGCLISAASQNADHSVAGAGKKSCPLCPEEKFKACYSHKLHRHLQNLHWKVSVEFEGYRMCICHLPCRPVKPNVAADQIKMEAHYHCIICSATITRRTDMIGHIKRHVNKGETESRFMPAPAPKSTYEILKEADTDVQVLPNYSTPQKTDSYFNPKMKLNRQLVVCALAVLAEERKPLECLDAFGATGIMGLQWAKHLGNSVKVTINDYNENSVGMIQENCHLNKMKVVMNFKEEEDCDETIEEGEENLPAIEVTKMDANVIMHLRAFDFIHLDPFGSSVNYLDAAFRNVRNLGIVSVTSTDISSLYSKAQHVAQRHYGCNIVRTEYFKELAARMVVAAVARAAARCNKGIEVLLAVALEHFVLVEVRVLRGPSPADDTVKKIRYLLHCQWCEERVFKKDGNMIEENPYRQLPCDCHSRMTGKTAVELGPLWSGSLFNTGFLRRMLFEAVQYGLEDIQTLLKTLICEAECTILKQFSIHGPTSQNKQEECGVIIKTPDTADYYVVHGKRKNNENSQNGTKRQKSESNAEHPAFYYNIHRHSIKGMNMPKLNKFLHYLSQAGYRVSRTHFDPMGVRTNAPLVQFKSILVKYSTPTYMGGQSEGSLQASDESQVGADGDFAEEST
- the TRMT1L gene encoding TRMT1-like protein isoform X5, with the translated sequence MAAKGAVLPPPPAKEGEPEALKKHISIQRTLADLEKLADLQEGCLISAASQNADHSVAGAGKKSCPLCPEEKFKACYSHKLHRHLQNLHWKVSVEFEGYRMCICHLPCRPVKPNVAADQIKMEAHYHCIICSATITRRTDMIGHIKRHVNKGETESRFMPAPAPKSTYEILKEADTDVQVLPNYSTPQKTDSYFNPKMKLNRQLVVCALAVLAEERKPLECLDAFGATGIMGLQWAKHLGNSVKVTINDYNENSVGMIQENCHLNKMKVVMNFKEEEDCDETIEEGEENLPAIEVTKMDANVIMHLRAFDFIHLDPFGSSVNYLDAAFRNVRNLGIVSVTSTDISSLYSKAQHVAQRHYGCNIVRTEYFKELAARMVVAAVARAAARCNKGIEVLLAVALEHFVLVEVRVLRGPSPADDTVKKIRYLLHCQWCEERVFKKDGNMIEENPYRQLPCDCHSRMTGKTAVELGPLWSGSLFNTGFLRRMLFEAVQYGLEDIQTLLKTLICEAECTILKQFSIHGPTSQNKQEECGVIIKTPDTADYYVVHGKRKNNENSQNGTKRQKSESNAEHPAFYYNIHRHSIKGMNMPKLNKFLHYLSQAGYRVSRTHFDPMGVRTNAPLVQFKSILVKYSTPTYMGGQSEGSLQASDESQVGADGDFAEEST